The proteins below come from a single Corylus avellana chromosome ca3, CavTom2PMs-1.0 genomic window:
- the LOC132176358 gene encoding uncharacterized protein LOC132176358 translates to MGKSSSYKKKRSKNSSQGRTRKRDKSRSRKYDKSKKLRRRDDSPCLGDDDSRSSMSVSCSSSEDNYRSRRARSRSRKVVKGSKKKARRRSHSPESREESTKRARRRSHSLESSAEPPRVRKRIGSKRKNGSEVGRKRTHKKNKPRREASVSSMSRASNSCETCWDRSTSSHESEFEKRRGRSERKDKEKRKLKKVKSGTKERRYRSRSHSSCSRSSEGNKYLDEEKKAGENNVKRLRSVITVMVEEKDGSVANKDEHKEEIVYDNDDYPSCRSNDSNDGGHKRELDHQSNVASEKKMRVENEEGEELVGTELIESGREVEGRYIGSNPSSSGVETNDFVKGKVTGVTGSVNGDDLESILRQRALENLRRFRGGLQTNANAPASKKDESDGDMKQPTTAKADLVQIKIPKEDGAESVGATQELKEISVPALRRDSDCYLPDDDKTPNRKDGGHESGSAKQELACAPDQVALAEEENEKVSSAVGSVINRPKLATPALRHYSLKTHNPLKQTPASDELQQANLLMTDSESALVKHSAKTAQTMTPSSNYNEDLKDACGFTASESSSCIKSKLAENGSNKPQDETTDSSQFEQKTMTVMRGGEMVQVSYKVYIPKKAPALARRQLKR, encoded by the exons ATGGGAAAATCTTCTTCTTATAAGAAAAAACGCTCCAAGAATTCCTCTCAG GGTCGAACAAGGAAGAGAGATAAGAGTAGGAGTAGGAAATATGATAAATCCAAGAAGCTTCGTCGCCGTGATGATTCTCCTTGTTTGGGTGATGATGATTCGAGAAGTTCCATGTCAGTTTCATGTTCTAGTTCTGAGGATAACTATAGAAGTAGAAGGGCTCGGTCTCGTTCTCGAAAAGTTGTGAAAGGCAGTAAGAAGAAGGCCCGAAGGCGCTCTCATAGCCCCGAGAGTAGGGAGGAGAGTACGAAGAGGGCTCGAAGGCGCTCTCATAGCCTTGAAAGTAGCGCGGAGCCTCCTCGTGTGAGGAAAAGAATTGGTTCAAAGAGAAAGAATGGTTCTGAGGTAGGGAGGAAGAGGACCCACAAGAAGAACAAGCCTAGGAGAGAAGCTAGTGTAAGTTCCATGAGTAGAGCGTCGAACAGCTGTGAAACTTGTTGGGATAGGAGTACTAGCAGTCATGAGAGTGAGTTTGAGAAGCGTAGGGGCCGGTCTgaaagaaaagacaaagaaaaaaggaaattgaaGAAGGTTAAAAGTGGAACCAAAGAGAGAAGATATAGATCAAGGAGTCATTCTTCATGCAGTCGGAGTAGTGAAGGTAACAAATACCTAGATGAGGAGAAAAAGGCTGGTGAGAACAATGTGAAACGTCTGAGATCAGTTATTACAGTTATGGTAGAGGAAAAAGACGGCAGTGTGGCAAATAAGGATGAGCACAAAGAAGAGATTGTAtatgataatgatgattatCCTTCTTGCAGAAGCAATGATAGTAATGATGGGGGGCATAAGAGGGAGTTAGATCATCAGTCAAATGTTGCATCTGAGAAGAAAATGAGGGTGGAGAATGAGGAAGGAGAAGAACTTGTTGGCACTGAACTTATAGAAAGTGGAAGGGAAGTTGAGGGGCGATACATTGGGAGTAATCCTAGCAGCAGTGGTGTTGAGACAAATGATTTTGTGAAAGGAAAAGTGACTGGGGTCACTGGTAGCGTGAATGGTGATGATTTGGAGTCAATTTTAAGACAAAGGGCTTTGGAAAATCTAAGAAGGTTTCGAGGAGGGCTCCAAACAAATGCAAATGCTCCTGCTAGTAAGAAAGATGAGAGTGATGGTGACATGAAACAACCAACCACTGCAAAAGCTGATTTAGTTCAAATTAAGATCCCCAAGGAAGATGGTGCTGAATCGGTTGGTGCAACCCAAGAACTAAAAGAAATCAGTGTGCCTGCACTGAGGAGAGATTCCGACTGTTATTTACCAGATGATGATAAGACTCCGAACAGGAAGGATGGTGGCCATGAATCTGGGTCTGCCAAGCAGGAACTTGCTTGTGCACCTGATCAGGTGGCTCTTGCTGAGGAGGAGAATGAAAAGGTTAGCTCAGCTGTTGGTTCTGTAATTAATAGACCAAAGTTGGCTACACCAGCATTGAGgcattattcattaaaaacCCACAACCCTCTGAAGCAAACACCCGCTTCAGATGAACTTCAACAAGCAAATTTGTTGATGACTGACTCTGAGAGTGCTTTAGTTAAGCATTCTGCAAAAACTGCTCAAACTATGACCCCAAGTAGCAATTATAATGAAGACTTAAAAGATGCATGTGGTTTTACTGCTTCTGAGTCTTCTTCTTGCATTAAGTCTAAGCTAGCAGAGAATGGTTCAAATAAACCGCAGGATGAGACTACAGACAGCTCACAGTTTGAGCAGAAGACAATGACTGTAATGCGGGGTGGTGAGATGGTGCAG GTGAGCTACAAGGTCTATATTCCAAAGAAGGCGCCTGCTTTGGCTAGGAGGCAACTCAAGCGCTGA
- the LOC132175064 gene encoding protein yippee-like At5g53940 isoform X1: MGRLFVVELEGRSYRCKFCKTHLALADDLVSRGFHCRRGKAYLFNNAVNLIVGALEERMMLSGLHTVADIFCCCCGQIVGWKYEAAHERSQKYKEGKFVLERGRIVDEIDFSTEFYIDTRPSVLSDAEDV; this comes from the exons ATGGGTAGGCTATTTGTGGTGGAGTTGGAAGGAAGGTCATACAGATGCAAATTCTGCAAGACCCACTTGGCTCTCGCTGACGATCTTGTCTCTCGG GGTTTTCATTGCCGCAGGGGAAAAGCATACCTCTTCAATAATGC GGTGAACCTCATAGTTGGAGCATTAGAGGAGAGGATGATGCTTTCTGGATTGCATACTGTCGCAGATATTTTTTGTTGCTGTTGTGGACAGATTGTTGGCTGGAAATat GAAGCTGCACATGAGAGGAGCCAGAAGTATAAAGAAGGGAAGTTTGTTCTTGAAAG AGGGAGGATTGTTGATGAAATTGACTTTTCTACTGAATTCTATATCGATACCCGCCCCAGCGTGTTGAGTGATGCTGAAGACGTTTAG
- the LOC132175064 gene encoding protein yippee-like At5g53940 isoform X2 yields the protein MTLSHENMEVKLDRDRTRQLAVLIHMLFAVQRRVNLIVGALEERMMLSGLHTVADIFCCCCGQIVGWKYEAAHERSQKYKEGKFVLERGRIVDEIDFSTEFYIDTRPSVLSDAEDV from the exons ATGACCCTATCACATGAAAATATGGAAGTGAAGCTTGATAGGGATCGGACTCGTCAACTAGCTGTTTTAATCCATATGCTTTTTGCAGTTCAACGCAG GGTGAACCTCATAGTTGGAGCATTAGAGGAGAGGATGATGCTTTCTGGATTGCATACTGTCGCAGATATTTTTTGTTGCTGTTGTGGACAGATTGTTGGCTGGAAATat GAAGCTGCACATGAGAGGAGCCAGAAGTATAAAGAAGGGAAGTTTGTTCTTGAAAG AGGGAGGATTGTTGATGAAATTGACTTTTCTACTGAATTCTATATCGATACCCGCCCCAGCGTGTTGAGTGATGCTGAAGACGTTTAG